One window of the Candidatus Nanopelagicales bacterium genome contains the following:
- the rnc gene encoding ribonuclease III: MTDAVLPYSELEERLGVRLDHDLLQRSLTHRSFAYEAGGLPTNERLEFLGDAVLGLIVTDAVFTRFPDLAEGRLAKLRAAVVQSRALAEVGRTLGLGDFLRLGRGEETTGGRDKSSILADTVEAVIGAVYLAHGIDVAADLVHRLFDPVIEQAAELGAALDWKTSLQELVATMDCGPPEYVVDESGPDHAKAFVARVRVGQRLLGRGEGRSKKDAEQEAASSAYVALRAELGGEDRAADDAADPPTR; encoded by the coding sequence GTGACGGACGCGGTGCTGCCGTACTCCGAGCTGGAGGAGCGGCTCGGCGTACGCCTCGACCACGACCTGCTTCAGCGGTCGCTGACCCACCGGTCGTTCGCGTACGAGGCCGGGGGTCTGCCGACCAACGAGCGGCTGGAGTTCCTCGGCGACGCGGTGCTCGGCCTGATCGTCACCGACGCCGTGTTCACCCGCTTCCCCGACCTGGCGGAGGGTCGGCTGGCCAAGCTGCGCGCTGCCGTCGTCCAGTCCCGCGCGCTGGCGGAGGTGGGCCGCACGCTCGGCCTGGGCGACTTCCTCCGACTGGGCCGGGGGGAGGAGACCACCGGCGGCAGGGACAAGTCATCGATCCTCGCCGACACGGTGGAGGCCGTGATCGGGGCGGTCTACCTCGCGCACGGGATCGACGTCGCCGCGGACCTGGTGCACCGGCTCTTCGACCCGGTCATCGAGCAGGCCGCCGAGCTCGGTGCCGCGCTGGACTGGAAGACCTCGCTGCAGGAGCTCGTGGCCACCATGGACTGCGGTCCGCCGGAGTACGTCGTCGACGAGAGCGGTCCGGACCACGCCAAGGCCTTCGTCGCCCGGGTCCGGGTGGGCCAGCGCCTGCTCGGGCGCGGAGAGGGCCGGTCGAAGAAGGACGCCGAGCAGGAGGCCGCGTCCAGCGCCTACGTCGCGCTGCGCGCCGAGCTGGGCGGCGAGGACCGCGCCGCCGATGACGCCGCCGACCCGCCGACCCGCTGA
- the mutM gene encoding bifunctional DNA-formamidopyrimidine glycosylase/DNA-(apurinic or apyrimidinic site) lyase — translation MPELPEVEVVRRGLDRWVAGRTVASARVLHPRAARRHPAGPVDLQRRLAGRTVLTASRRGKYLWLRLDGDEALVAHLGMSGQLLVQPPDATPETHLRAVLEFADGGRELRFVDQRTFGGLALDPLAADGAGGRVPASVAHIARDPLDPLFDDDAFVRGLRRRRTGVKRALLDQTLLSGVGNIYADEALWRSRLHWARATEGLPPKVVRGLLGDVRDVMAEALAEGGTSFDALYVNVNGESGYFARGLNAYGRRDLPCPRCGAPMVRDAFMNRSSYRCPRCQRTPARPRW, via the coding sequence ATGCCCGAGCTGCCCGAGGTCGAGGTGGTGCGCCGCGGGCTGGACCGCTGGGTCGCCGGGCGCACGGTGGCGTCCGCCCGGGTGCTCCACCCGAGGGCGGCCCGGCGCCACCCGGCCGGCCCGGTGGACCTGCAGCGGCGGCTGGCCGGGCGGACGGTCCTGACCGCGAGCCGGCGGGGCAAGTACCTGTGGCTGCGCCTGGACGGCGACGAGGCCCTGGTCGCCCACCTCGGGATGAGCGGCCAGCTGCTGGTGCAGCCGCCGGACGCGACGCCGGAGACCCACCTGCGCGCCGTGCTGGAGTTCGCCGACGGCGGTCGGGAGCTGAGGTTCGTGGACCAGCGGACCTTCGGCGGGCTGGCCCTCGACCCGCTGGCGGCCGACGGAGCCGGGGGCCGGGTTCCCGCGTCCGTGGCGCACATCGCCCGCGACCCGCTGGACCCCCTCTTCGACGACGACGCGTTCGTCCGCGGGCTACGGCGGCGCCGGACCGGGGTCAAGCGCGCCCTGCTGGACCAGACCCTGCTGTCCGGCGTGGGCAACATCTACGCCGACGAGGCGTTGTGGCGGTCCCGGCTGCACTGGGCCCGGGCCACCGAGGGGCTGCCCCCGAAGGTCGTCAGGGGGCTGCTCGGGGACGTGCGGGACGTGATGGCGGAGGCGCTGGCGGAGGGCGGCACGTCGTTCGATGCGCTGTACGTCAACGTCAACGGGGAGTCGGGGTACTTCGCCCGCGGCCTGAACGCGTACGGCCGCCGCGACCTGCCCTGCCCGCGGTGCGGCGCGCCGATGGTCCGCGACGCGTTCATGAACCGGTCGTCCTATCGCTGCCCCCGGTGCCAGCGGACCCCCGCCCGCCCGCGCTGGTAG
- a CDS encoding phosphopantetheine-binding protein has translation MTAALDAEEALRLGAAALARVLDLDASLLRADTPLADLGADSVARVCFADAVEELARTQRGVVITIPDDRLRAAATLGDLVAPLTQGGAR, from the coding sequence GTGACCGCCGCCCTGGACGCCGAGGAGGCGCTGCGGCTCGGCGCCGCCGCGCTGGCACGGGTGCTCGACCTGGACGCGTCCCTGCTGCGGGCGGACACCCCGCTGGCCGACCTCGGAGCCGACTCGGTGGCCCGGGTCTGCTTCGCCGACGCGGTGGAGGAGCTGGCCCGCACGCAGCGGGGGGTCGTCATCACCATCCCCGACGACCGGCTGCGGGCTGCGGCGACGCTGGGCGACCTGGTCGCCCCCCTGACGCAGGGAGGTGCGCGGTGA